One window from the genome of Oceanispirochaeta sp. encodes:
- a CDS encoding zinc-dependent metalloprotease family protein: MKKYFVFIATAILLFAFFSCKETSSYDNYTWDGTNYTDADSDGIPDVAEADGTSFYDMPLYDWGARPGIPDLFVHVAPMVAGADPDYPTYPDGGMLLQKKALDRVVAAFAAQGIALHFDVGKSRLYEGYNEITDRGTSTYNLSGKDHSVSYNKSIALYNYSGTDSSFTFVNTLKPQYLPSDRYQIFYFMVFGSSQEADGGSGSSGIAYLGGRDFLITLANWGFGFGSSTVLSLTYDNFENYVVNKQASTIMHEFGHNLGLKHGGNENLNYKPNYYSIMNYLYQMSGLPRIGASEGDRYYYERYYESEGADPWKSLLDTQYSAAQIAYYGGSLYEVDLKDSAYSSTYKMDYSHGEGGQLDEASLVESDGLKQSGSTSVNWNGTGSDTETVQVNINPSYVNYDSGSAVVDIIDDDKFNDHNDWGNLYVYYNDHHAGVSRTLEDPNREIIREYDAPRNMIPFQRSK, encoded by the coding sequence AATTTTACTGTTTGCATTTTTTTCCTGTAAAGAAACATCAAGTTACGATAACTATACTTGGGACGGTACTAATTATACTGATGCCGATTCAGATGGAATACCGGATGTTGCAGAAGCGGATGGTACCAGTTTTTACGATATGCCTCTCTATGACTGGGGCGCCAGACCGGGAATACCAGATTTGTTTGTGCATGTAGCCCCCATGGTGGCGGGAGCTGATCCTGATTACCCGACCTATCCTGATGGAGGGATGCTCCTGCAGAAGAAAGCCCTGGATAGAGTTGTCGCTGCATTTGCTGCTCAGGGCATAGCCCTCCATTTTGATGTCGGTAAAAGCAGACTATACGAAGGTTACAATGAAATAACAGACCGCGGGACCAGCACATATAATCTAAGCGGTAAGGATCACAGTGTTTCTTACAATAAATCAATAGCTCTGTATAATTATTCCGGTACAGATTCTTCCTTTACTTTTGTTAATACCCTTAAGCCCCAGTATCTTCCCTCTGATCGTTATCAGATCTTTTATTTTATGGTTTTCGGGTCGTCACAGGAGGCTGATGGTGGAAGCGGTTCTTCCGGTATCGCTTATCTTGGAGGGCGTGATTTTCTTATTACTCTTGCAAACTGGGGATTTGGTTTTGGATCCAGTACTGTTTTGAGTTTGACCTATGATAATTTTGAGAATTATGTTGTCAATAAACAGGCTTCTACCATCATGCATGAGTTCGGCCACAATCTGGGTTTGAAACATGGAGGAAATGAAAATCTTAATTATAAGCCAAACTATTACAGTATAATGAATTATTTATACCAGATGTCGGGGCTCCCCAGGATCGGAGCATCAGAGGGTGATCGGTATTATTATGAACGATACTATGAGAGTGAAGGGGCTGATCCGTGGAAAAGCCTATTAGATACTCAATATTCTGCGGCACAAATAGCCTATTACGGCGGTAGTCTGTATGAAGTTGATTTAAAAGACAGTGCCTATTCAAGTACTTACAAAATGGATTATTCCCATGGAGAAGGCGGGCAGCTGGATGAAGCCAGCCTGGTTGAATCGGATGGTTTAAAACAGAGTGGATCTACCAGTGTGAATTGGAATGGAACTGGATCGGATACAGAAACTGTTCAGGTAAACATTAATCCATCCTATGTAAATTATGATTCTGGTTCAGCAGTTGTTGATATCATTGATGACGATAAATTCAATGATCACAACGACTGGGGAAATCTATATGTATATTACAATGATCACCATGCTGGCGTTTCCAGAACCTTGGAAGATCCCAACCGTGAAATCATCAGAGAATATGATGCTCCCCGCAACATGATTCCCTTCCAGAGGAGCAAGTAA
- a CDS encoding crosslink repair DNA glycosylase YcaQ family protein: MSAIQLKQLAELIMEKDQATAYLLQYHGLHNPQSLEGKESILPYIKKVGCIQFDPLNVCGMNPDLVLQSRISDYKQSWLQELLYQDRVLCDGWDKMMSIFPSDDWPFFTRLRLEMTSSYLTRYDEVKNHLPRFLREVRDNGPLSSLEFADKGKVNWAWGSSRLAKAALEGLFFSGVLSIHHRKNSNRVYDLTERLLPSELISRGDPYKDLESYRKNHILRRIKSAGIAGFSNRDFWFGIAETNMKEIRSTMTALMDEGIITKIILEGSKRDWYAPTEDLQNFLTNPEPIKTESPAVLLAALDNIMWNRELLEELFFFNYRWEVYTPAVKRQYGYYVLPILYQGKIIGRCEPAIDRKSKTLVLKGIWFEKDTIVNEEMIEALRKMLSRFCQFMGVPKMVTAPGMSRDYRSRFTGITASE, translated from the coding sequence ATGAGTGCAATACAACTGAAACAGTTGGCAGAATTAATAATGGAGAAGGATCAGGCGACCGCCTATCTCCTTCAATACCATGGACTCCATAATCCACAAAGCTTAGAGGGTAAAGAATCTATACTGCCCTACATCAAAAAGGTGGGTTGTATCCAGTTTGATCCATTGAATGTCTGCGGGATGAATCCCGACCTTGTCCTGCAATCCAGAATCTCCGATTACAAACAATCCTGGCTGCAGGAACTGCTCTACCAGGACAGGGTTCTGTGCGATGGCTGGGATAAGATGATGTCCATTTTTCCCAGCGATGACTGGCCATTCTTTACCCGCCTGAGACTTGAGATGACTTCATCCTATCTGACCCGCTATGATGAAGTGAAGAATCACCTGCCCCGCTTCCTCCGGGAAGTTCGTGACAATGGTCCTCTCTCCTCCCTGGAGTTCGCTGACAAAGGGAAAGTCAACTGGGCCTGGGGATCATCCCGGCTGGCAAAGGCGGCTTTGGAAGGGCTTTTCTTTTCAGGAGTGTTGAGTATTCATCACAGAAAGAATTCCAACAGAGTCTATGATCTCACTGAGCGTCTCCTGCCTTCAGAATTGATCAGTAGAGGCGATCCTTACAAAGATCTGGAAAGCTATAGAAAAAACCATATCCTGAGACGGATCAAATCGGCTGGTATCGCCGGATTCAGTAACCGGGATTTCTGGTTCGGTATAGCCGAAACAAATATGAAAGAGATTCGTTCCACCATGACAGCCCTGATGGACGAAGGGATCATTACAAAAATCATCCTGGAGGGGTCAAAACGTGACTGGTATGCACCGACTGAAGATCTGCAGAATTTCCTCACAAATCCAGAACCGATCAAGACAGAATCTCCAGCGGTCCTTCTGGCCGCTCTTGATAACATCATGTGGAATCGGGAGCTGCTGGAAGAATTGTTCTTCTTTAATTACAGATGGGAAGTCTATACGCCGGCGGTCAAAAGGCAGTACGGATATTATGTGCTGCCCATCCTCTACCAGGGAAAGATAATCGGGCGCTGTGAACCGGCGATAGACAGGAAGTCCAAAACCCTAGTTCTGAAGGGAATATGGTTTGAAAAAGACACGATTGTAAATGAAGAAATGATTGAAGCCCTGAGAAAAATGCTCTCCCGGTTCTGTCAGTTTATGGGTGTTCCCAAGATGGTGACAGCTCCGGGGATGAGCAGAGACTACCGGAGCCGATTCACAGGGATCACTGCCTCAGAATAA